In one window of Duganella dendranthematis DNA:
- a CDS encoding DEAD/DEAH box helicase, whose translation MSFSTLGLAPSLLNAITEIGYQEPTAIQTAAIPAILRGEDVLGAAQTGSGKTAAFALPLLQSLLDNRDGPRQLHGLVLVPTRELAVQVGESIRKLVSHLNMPVKVAIVFGGVSINPQMMALRGGADIVVATPGRLLDLIDHNALKISRVSMLVLDEADRLLDLGFSEELNRILDLLPKQRQNLFFSATFPPAVQKLADGILHQPSRIEVLSEPSSKPDIVQRAIAVDVPRRTMLLKHLIQQHKWRGVMVFVATKYAADHVADKLNRNGIHAASFHGELSQGARTQTLTDFRSGYLQVLVATDVAARGIDIARLPAVVNYDLPRSAVDYTHRIGRTGRAGESGVAISFVTAESEPHFRLIEKRQEQRVPRETISGFEQTETAAPVSAVTDVENGGIKGKRKSKKDKLREAAAATAGESGE comes from the coding sequence ATGTCTTTTTCCACACTGGGCCTTGCTCCCTCCCTGCTCAACGCCATCACCGAGATCGGCTACCAGGAGCCGACCGCCATTCAAACCGCCGCGATTCCCGCCATCCTGCGTGGCGAGGACGTGCTAGGCGCCGCGCAAACCGGCTCCGGCAAGACGGCCGCCTTCGCGCTGCCGCTGCTGCAATCGCTGCTGGACAACCGCGACGGTCCGCGCCAGCTGCATGGCCTTGTGCTGGTGCCGACGCGCGAACTGGCGGTGCAGGTGGGCGAGTCGATCCGCAAGCTGGTGTCGCATCTAAACATGCCTGTCAAAGTCGCCATCGTGTTCGGCGGCGTCTCGATCAACCCGCAGATGATGGCGCTGCGCGGCGGCGCCGACATCGTGGTCGCCACGCCGGGCCGCCTGCTCGACCTGATCGACCACAACGCGCTGAAGATCTCGCGCGTGTCGATGCTGGTGCTAGACGAGGCGGACCGCCTGCTGGACCTGGGCTTCAGCGAGGAATTGAACCGCATTTTGGACTTGCTCCCCAAGCAGCGCCAGAACCTGTTTTTCTCCGCCACCTTTCCCCCGGCGGTGCAGAAGCTGGCCGACGGCATCCTGCATCAGCCGTCGCGCATCGAAGTGCTGTCCGAGCCGTCCAGCAAGCCGGATATCGTGCAGCGCGCGATTGCGGTCGACGTGCCGCGCCGTACCATGCTGCTCAAGCATCTGATTCAGCAACACAAATGGCGCGGCGTGATGGTGTTCGTCGCCACCAAATATGCAGCCGATCACGTGGCGGATAAATTGAATCGCAACGGCATTCATGCTGCGTCCTTCCACGGTGAGTTGAGCCAGGGTGCGCGCACGCAGACGTTGACCGATTTCCGCTCCGGCTATCTGCAAGTGCTGGTGGCGACTGACGTGGCGGCGCGCGGCATCGACATCGCGCGCTTGCCGGCGGTGGTCAACTACGACTTGCCGCGTTCCGCCGTCGACTACACGCACCGCATCGGCCGCACCGGCCGCGCGGGCGAGAGCGGCGTGGCGATCAGCTTTGTGACGGCGGAATCGGAGCCGCATTTCCGCCTGATCGAGAAGCGTCAGGAACAGCGCGTGCCACGCGAGACTATTTCCGGTTTCGAGCAGACGGAAACGGCGGCGCCGGTCAGCGCCGTCACCGACGTGGAAAACGGCGGCATCAAGGGCAAACGCAAGAGCAAGAAGGACAAGCTGCGTGAAGCCGCCGCCGCTACCGCCGGCGAGTCAGGCGAATAA
- a CDS encoding dipeptidase: MINWDAHACLPQHPLADFTPVRRLHAAGVNYVSLNVGADMNPLSQVMSVIAGYRATIAADPERYALVSSVDDIIQAAADGRMAISFDLEGALPLMEQPDMVALYAQLGVRQIHFAYNRNNSVADGCHDIPRGLTPLGQRMVEAVNENGILMDCSHTGRLCSLEIMNASSQPVIFSHANPYTLVQHGRNVTDEQIRACAATGGVVCVSGLSFFLGSAQPDANDVARHVAYIADLVGVRHAGIGLDICFQQPGLDETPPGDFNPEHWWPASAGYSADKPPSFTPPEVWRELPAALRRAGMSETEAELVLGRNMMRVAQQVWGTSEAALAKAA, from the coding sequence ATGATCAATTGGGATGCCCATGCCTGCTTGCCCCAGCACCCGCTGGCGGACTTCACACCCGTGCGCCGGCTGCATGCCGCCGGCGTCAATTATGTGTCGCTCAACGTGGGCGCAGACATGAATCCGCTGTCGCAAGTGATGTCTGTGATCGCCGGCTACCGCGCCACCATCGCCGCCGATCCGGAACGTTACGCGCTGGTCTCCAGCGTGGACGACATCATCCAGGCCGCCGCCGACGGCCGCATGGCGATCAGCTTCGACCTGGAAGGCGCGCTGCCGCTGATGGAGCAGCCGGACATGGTGGCGCTATATGCGCAACTGGGCGTGCGCCAGATCCACTTTGCCTACAACCGCAATAACAGCGTGGCGGACGGCTGCCATGACATCCCGCGCGGCCTGACGCCGCTGGGCCAGCGCATGGTGGAAGCGGTCAATGAGAACGGCATCCTGATGGACTGCTCGCACACCGGGCGCCTATGCAGCCTGGAGATCATGAACGCCTCCTCGCAGCCGGTGATCTTCAGCCACGCCAATCCGTACACGCTGGTGCAGCATGGCCGCAACGTCACCGATGAACAGATCCGCGCCTGCGCGGCGACCGGCGGCGTGGTGTGCGTGTCCGGCCTGTCGTTCTTCCTCGGCAGCGCGCAGCCGGACGCCAACGACGTGGCGCGCCACGTGGCCTACATTGCGGACCTGGTGGGCGTCCGCCATGCGGGAATTGGCTTGGATATCTGCTTCCAGCAGCCCGGCCTGGACGAAACGCCGCCCGGCGATTTCAACCCGGAGCACTGGTGGCCCGCGTCCGCCGGCTACAGCGCCGACAAGCCGCCCAGCTTCACGCCGCCGGAAGTATGGCGCGAACTGCCGGCCGCATTGCGCCGCGCCGGCATGAGCGAGACCGAAGCGGAGCTGGTCCTGGGCCGCAACATGATGCGTGTCGCGCAGCAGGTCTGGGGCACGTCCGAAGCGGCGCTGGCCAAAGCTGCCTGA
- a CDS encoding TetR/AcrR family transcriptional regulator encodes MSSDNQKRRKPQQLRGEQRMAAMLDAAAAVFAEFGFDAATMTAIAERSGSSIGALYQYFPNKLTLARALREQYGEDMAQRWSGLTTDAAHLSVNALADRVFDLMIGFFDEHPAYFTLLNATLGYQRSADARQRLRAQFGAVLRQKNPQMEEEDALRTANVALQIVKGLNPLYAQASAAERRELVAEFKMALQAYLKLRLHK; translated from the coding sequence ATGTCCTCAGATAATCAAAAACGGCGCAAGCCGCAGCAGTTGCGCGGCGAGCAGCGCATGGCCGCCATGCTGGATGCCGCCGCCGCTGTCTTTGCCGAATTCGGCTTCGACGCCGCCACCATGACCGCCATCGCCGAGCGTTCCGGCTCGTCTATCGGCGCGCTGTATCAATACTTTCCCAACAAGCTGACGCTGGCCCGCGCGCTGCGTGAACAGTATGGCGAAGACATGGCGCAGCGCTGGAGCGGCCTTACAACCGATGCCGCCCACCTGAGCGTGAATGCGCTGGCGGACCGGGTGTTCGATTTGATGATCGGTTTCTTCGACGAGCACCCGGCCTATTTCACGCTGCTGAACGCCACACTGGGCTACCAGCGCAGCGCCGATGCGCGGCAGCGTTTGCGGGCGCAATTCGGCGCGGTGTTAAGGCAGAAAAATCCGCAGATGGAGGAGGAGGACGCGCTGCGCACCGCCAATGTGGCGCTGCAAATCGTGAAGGGATTGAATCCGCTGTACGCGCAAGCCAGTGCTGCCGAGCGCCGCGAACTGGTGGCGGAATTCAAGATGGCCTTGCAGGCCTACCTGAAACTCCGCCTGCACAAATAA
- a CDS encoding isochorismatase family protein, producing METTALVLIDLQHSNVARTLAPHSAQQVVENSARLAHAVRTKGGTVVYVRVLVNELRPQPADVSVSRDPSAPPLPPQAWEIVDAAGMQPGDIVIDKRQWGAFHGTSLDQQLRRRGIKTIILGGIATNFGVESTARAAQDLGYALMFAEDAMSSLTAEMHQFPVQAIFPILGHVRSTEELLATIG from the coding sequence ATGGAAACGACCGCACTGGTATTAATCGATCTTCAACATAGCAACGTGGCGCGCACGCTGGCGCCGCATTCCGCGCAGCAGGTAGTGGAAAACAGCGCGCGGCTGGCGCACGCTGTGCGCACCAAGGGCGGCACGGTGGTCTACGTGCGCGTGCTGGTCAACGAACTGCGGCCGCAGCCGGCCGACGTATCGGTGAGCCGCGATCCATCCGCCCCACCGCTGCCGCCACAGGCGTGGGAGATTGTCGACGCCGCCGGCATGCAGCCGGGCGACATCGTCATCGACAAGCGCCAGTGGGGCGCCTTTCACGGCACCTCGCTGGACCAGCAACTGCGCCGGCGCGGCATCAAGACCATCATCCTCGGCGGCATTGCCACCAACTTCGGCGTGGAATCCACCGCACGCGCGGCGCAAGACCTGGGCTACGCGCTGATGTTCGCGGAAGACGCCATGTCCAGCCTCACGGCGGAGATGCACCAGTTCCCCGTGCAGGCCATCTTCCCGATTCTTGGTCACGTCCGCTCGACGGAGGAGCTACTGGCAACCATTGGATAA
- a CDS encoding MerR family transcriptional regulator, with translation MQIGEIASATGLSRDTLRFYEKRGLLRARRSANGYRDYPPEAVDWLRYIKLAQTLGFTLAEIEADLPLLAEPDAAGPQLRAALERKLADIDQRINGLRLLRGELARRLGDDMQACPLQGAAT, from the coding sequence ATGCAGATCGGCGAAATCGCCAGCGCCACGGGGCTGAGCCGCGACACCTTGCGCTTCTATGAGAAGCGCGGCCTGCTGCGCGCGCGCCGCAGCGCCAACGGTTACCGCGACTATCCGCCGGAAGCGGTGGACTGGCTACGCTACATCAAACTGGCGCAAACGCTGGGCTTTACGCTGGCCGAAATCGAGGCCGACCTGCCGCTGCTGGCCGAACCGGATGCCGCCGGACCGCAATTGCGCGCGGCGCTGGAACGCAAGCTGGCCGATATCGACCAGCGCATTAATGGCCTGCGCCTGCTGCGCGGCGAATTGGCACGCCGCCTCGGAGACGACATGCAGGCCTGCCCCCTGCAAGGCGCGGCTACTTGA
- a CDS encoding DUF4153 domain-containing protein: MEHNEIALEAQVSRKVMAARLAVGLVQGLLLYWLYAASRDVAWPATAPYLMAPLLTVLLIVPVLLVSSLGHLAPRQAAAWLLAALAVLLVLALHDVWRGTNSYSFLSNWNDKPIGSPSMLLVVFSCVFFFIAHALVMAGAQDGKRIASYNTYFEVAWKLAIQLLFSAFFVGAVFLVLYMGASLFMLVKLNFLHKLLEESWFNVPISCTAFSCAMHVTDVRPSIVRGIRTLLLVLMSWILPVAVVLVTGFLCTLPFTGLTALWETRHATSVLLFTAAVLLVLVNAAFQNGQAVVALPLRVSARMAAILILPIIMVGIYALGLRVVQYGWTSDRVIAAASLLVASSYAIGYLWAAYQYDTWLRPLAVVNIFTSFLVLAVLLALFTPIADPARIGVNSQMARLAKGKIVAAKFDFRYLRFEGGRYGQAALEELKRSAGPDAALLLREATAAQALSLKQRWQPPVRSTAPVSVAANMIVWPAGAQLPASFVAQKWDAMPDDRKPDCLTIKDGKCDAFILDAGGDGKQQVLLVARSYANLGRLFAAGADGNWTVVATMSYRDTACKAVIEKLRKGEFNLIDRPYKDLNVGGRRVEFEISDTPEEDCSKIK, from the coding sequence ATGGAACACAACGAGATCGCGCTGGAGGCGCAGGTCAGCCGCAAGGTGATGGCGGCGCGGCTGGCGGTGGGGCTGGTGCAGGGACTGCTGCTGTATTGGCTATACGCCGCCAGCCGCGATGTGGCTTGGCCGGCCACCGCGCCGTACCTGATGGCGCCGCTGCTGACCGTGCTGCTGATAGTGCCGGTATTGCTGGTCTCCAGCCTTGGCCATCTGGCGCCGCGCCAGGCGGCTGCCTGGTTGCTGGCGGCGCTGGCTGTGCTGCTGGTGCTGGCGCTGCACGATGTGTGGCGCGGGACGAACAGCTATTCCTTCCTGTCCAACTGGAACGACAAGCCGATTGGTTCGCCGTCGATGCTGCTGGTGGTCTTTAGCTGTGTGTTTTTCTTCATCGCCCACGCGCTGGTGATGGCCGGCGCGCAGGACGGCAAGCGCATCGCCAGCTACAACACATATTTTGAAGTGGCGTGGAAACTGGCGATACAGCTGCTGTTCTCCGCCTTCTTCGTCGGCGCGGTGTTCCTGGTGTTGTACATGGGCGCCAGCCTGTTCATGCTGGTGAAGCTGAATTTTTTACACAAATTGCTGGAAGAATCATGGTTCAACGTGCCGATAAGCTGCACCGCCTTCTCCTGCGCGATGCATGTAACGGACGTGCGGCCGTCGATCGTGCGCGGCATCCGCACCTTGCTGCTGGTGCTGATGTCGTGGATCTTGCCGGTGGCCGTGGTGCTGGTGACCGGGTTTCTGTGCACGCTGCCTTTCACCGGTCTGACCGCGCTGTGGGAGACGCGTCACGCCACTTCCGTATTGCTGTTCACCGCGGCGGTGCTGCTGGTGCTGGTCAATGCCGCCTTCCAGAACGGCCAGGCGGTGGTTGCCTTGCCACTGCGAGTGAGCGCGCGCATGGCCGCGATCCTGATCCTGCCGATCATCATGGTCGGCATTTACGCACTGGGGCTGCGGGTGGTGCAGTATGGCTGGACCTCGGATCGGGTAATCGCGGCCGCGAGCCTGCTGGTGGCCAGCAGCTACGCCATCGGTTACCTGTGGGCGGCGTACCAGTACGACACCTGGCTGCGGCCGCTGGCGGTGGTGAATATCTTCACCTCGTTCCTGGTGCTGGCGGTGCTGCTTGCCCTGTTTACGCCGATTGCCGACCCGGCACGTATCGGCGTCAATAGCCAGATGGCGCGGCTGGCCAAGGGCAAGATCGTCGCCGCCAAGTTCGATTTTCGCTATCTGCGCTTCGAGGGCGGCCGATACGGGCAGGCGGCGCTGGAAGAGCTGAAACGCAGCGCCGGTCCGGACGCCGCACTGTTGCTGCGCGAAGCCACCGCCGCGCAGGCATTGAGCCTCAAACAGCGCTGGCAGCCGCCGGTGCGATCAACCGCGCCGGTGTCGGTCGCCGCCAATATGATCGTGTGGCCCGCTGGCGCACAGCTGCCGGCTAGTTTTGTGGCGCAGAAGTGGGACGCGATGCCCGACGACCGCAAGCCGGACTGCCTGACCATCAAGGACGGAAAATGCGACGCCTTCATTCTCGACGCTGGCGGCGACGGCAAGCAGCAGGTGCTGCTGGTGGCCAGGTCGTATGCAAACCTGGGCCGCCTGTTCGCAGCGGGTGCTGACGGTAACTGGACTGTGGTCGCCACCATGAGCTACCGCGACACCGCCTGCAAAGCAGTCATAGAAAAGCTGCGCAAAGGCGAATTCAATCTGATCGACCGGCCTTACAAAGACCTCAATGTCGGCGGCCGGCGCGTGGAATTTGAAATCAGCGACACACCCGAAGAGGACTGCTCGAAGATCAAGTAG
- the dapC gene encoding succinyldiaminopimelate transaminase, translating into MNPLLDKLHPYPFEKLRLLFEQVTPAPEYKAISLGMGEPKHPTPKFIEQALADNLSGLAVYPTTIGSPEMRAAIAGWLERRYNLPKLNPATQVLPVNGSREALFALAQAVIDKDAKSLVVSPNPFYQIYEGAAYLAGAEPYFINSDPARNFGCDYDSIPAEVWQRVALLFVCSPGNPTGAVLSLTDWENLFALSERYNFIIAADECYSEIYQGEPPLGAMEAAHQLGLATIDKPYARLVVFSSLSKRSNVPGMRSGFVAGDADVLKKFLLYRTYHGGAMSLSVQAASIAAWNDETHVEQNREQYRAKFNAITPLLKEVLDVELPDAGFYLWADVSRTGLSDTEFAQRLYAEYNVTVLPGSYLAREAHGVNPGRNRIRMALVAETAEGLEAAQRIVQFCKSLNK; encoded by the coding sequence ATGAATCCACTTCTCGACAAGCTGCATCCCTACCCGTTCGAAAAACTGCGTCTGCTGTTTGAGCAGGTTACGCCCGCCCCCGAGTACAAGGCCATCAGCCTTGGCATGGGTGAACCCAAGCATCCGACGCCCAAGTTCATCGAGCAGGCGCTGGCCGACAACCTGTCCGGTCTGGCCGTCTATCCCACCACCATCGGTTCGCCCGAGATGCGCGCCGCCATCGCCGGCTGGCTGGAACGCCGCTACAACCTGCCCAAGCTGAATCCCGCCACCCAGGTGCTGCCGGTGAACGGCTCGCGCGAGGCGCTGTTTGCGCTGGCCCAGGCGGTGATCGACAAGGACGCCAAATCGCTGGTGGTCAGCCCGAATCCGTTCTACCAGATCTATGAAGGCGCGGCCTACCTGGCCGGCGCCGAGCCGTACTTCATCAATTCCGACCCGGCGCGCAACTTCGGCTGCGACTACGACAGTATTCCGGCCGAGGTATGGCAGCGTGTGGCGCTGCTGTTCGTCTGCTCGCCGGGCAACCCGACCGGCGCCGTGCTGTCGCTGACCGACTGGGAAAACCTGTTCGCGCTGTCGGAACGCTACAACTTCATCATCGCCGCCGACGAGTGCTATTCCGAGATCTATCAAGGCGAACCGCCGCTGGGCGCGATGGAAGCGGCGCATCAACTGGGCCTGGCGACCATCGACAAACCGTATGCGCGCCTGGTGGTGTTCAGCAGCCTGTCCAAGCGCTCCAACGTGCCGGGCATGCGCTCGGGCTTCGTGGCCGGCGACGCCGACGTGCTAAAAAAATTCCTGTTGTACCGCACCTATCACGGCGGCGCCATGAGCCTCTCCGTGCAGGCTGCGTCGATCGCGGCGTGGAACGACGAAACCCATGTCGAACAAAACCGCGAACAATACCGCGCCAAGTTTAACGCCATCACGCCTTTGCTGAAGGAAGTGCTGGATGTCGAACTGCCGGACGCCGGCTTCTACCTGTGGGCTGACGTCAGCCGCACCGGCCTGTCCGACACCGAATTCGCCCAGCGCCTGTACGCCGAATATAATGTCACCGTACTGCCGGGCAGCTATCTGGCGCGCGAAGCGCATGGCGTCAATCCCGGCCGCAACCGCATCCGCATGGCGCTGGTCGCCGAAACGGCGGAAGGTCTGGAAGCGGCCCAGCGCATCGTCCAATTCTGCAAGTCCCTTAATAAATAA
- the dapD gene encoding 2,3,4,5-tetrahydropyridine-2,6-dicarboxylate N-succinyltransferase, with the protein MSQQLQNIIETAWEDRANINPSNGAAELREAVNHVLAGLDAGTIRVADKATGAWVVNQWVKKAVLLSFRLENNVVLPSDGTMQFYDKVPTKFANYTADDFAKGGFRVVPPAVARRGSFIAKNVVLMPSYVNIGAYVDEGAMVDTWATVGSCAQIGKNVHLSGGVGIGGVLEPMQANPTIIEDNCFIGARSEIVEGVIVEENSVISMGVYIGQSTKIYDRATGEVTYGRVPSGSVVVSGSLPSEDGKYSLYCAVIVKRVDAQTRSKTSINELLRGV; encoded by the coding sequence ATGAGCCAACAACTCCAGAACATCATCGAAACCGCCTGGGAAGACCGCGCGAACATCAACCCGTCCAACGGCGCCGCCGAACTGCGCGAAGCAGTCAACCACGTGCTGGCTGGCCTGGACGCTGGCACCATTCGCGTAGCCGACAAAGCCACCGGCGCCTGGGTAGTCAACCAGTGGGTCAAGAAGGCCGTGCTGCTGTCGTTCCGCCTGGAGAACAACGTGGTCCTGCCATCGGACGGCACCATGCAGTTCTACGACAAGGTGCCGACCAAGTTCGCCAACTACACCGCTGACGATTTCGCCAAAGGCGGCTTCCGCGTGGTGCCGCCAGCCGTGGCGCGTCGTGGTTCCTTCATCGCCAAGAACGTGGTGCTGATGCCGTCGTACGTCAACATCGGCGCCTACGTCGATGAAGGCGCAATGGTCGACACCTGGGCCACCGTCGGTTCGTGCGCGCAGATTGGCAAGAACGTCCACCTGTCGGGCGGCGTCGGCATCGGCGGCGTGCTGGAACCAATGCAGGCCAATCCGACCATCATCGAAGACAACTGCTTCATCGGCGCCCGTTCGGAAATCGTCGAAGGCGTGATCGTCGAAGAGAACTCGGTGATCTCGATGGGCGTGTACATCGGCCAGTCGACCAAGATCTACGACCGCGCCACCGGCGAAGTGACCTACGGCCGCGTGCCTTCGGGTTCGGTGGTGGTATCGGGTTCGCTGCCATCGGAAGACGGCAAGTACTCGCTGTACTGCGCGGTGATCGTCAAGCGCGTTGATGCGCAGACCCGCTCCAAAACCAGCATCAACGAACTGCTGCGCGGCGTTTAA
- a CDS encoding PilT/PilU family type 4a pilus ATPase: protein MAMDRLFQLMKEKNASDMFFAVNSPVHIKINGNLIPINQQKLEPENIHALLAEIATPEQMDELADTNELNMGVSVPNLGRFRLSAFKQRGSISAVFRFVPATIPLLADLQLPPVLADLIMEKRGLLLLVGATGSGKSTTIASMLDHRNDLRSGHILTLEDPIEYLFRNKKSIVNQREIGSDAKDFSTALRNSMRQAPDCILIGEIRDKETMAAALAYAQSGHLVLATLHANNSYNALNRIISFYPIENRPALLQDLSSAIKAIVSQRLVRSVNGGTRSAAVEVMVNTRYISDLIEKGEIGQIKEAMEKSLSPGSQSFEQSLLKLVQDGLISQDEALANADSATNLLWLINNGPDSKTAQAEPEAKPPTSEASFTEFTLNT from the coding sequence ATGGCCATGGACCGCCTGTTCCAGCTGATGAAGGAAAAAAACGCGTCGGACATGTTCTTCGCGGTGAACTCTCCGGTTCACATCAAGATCAACGGTAACCTCATCCCGATCAACCAGCAAAAGCTGGAGCCGGAAAACATCCATGCCCTGCTGGCGGAAATCGCCACGCCGGAGCAGATGGACGAACTGGCTGACACCAATGAATTGAATATGGGCGTGTCGGTGCCGAACCTGGGCCGCTTCCGCCTGTCGGCGTTCAAACAGCGCGGCAGCATTTCCGCCGTGTTCCGTTTTGTGCCCGCCACCATCCCGCTGCTGGCCGATTTGCAGCTGCCGCCGGTGCTGGCGGACCTGATCATGGAAAAGCGCGGCCTGCTGCTGCTGGTGGGCGCCACCGGCTCGGGCAAATCGACCACCATCGCCTCGATGCTGGATCACCGCAACGACCTGCGCTCCGGCCATATCCTGACGCTGGAAGATCCGATCGAGTACCTGTTCCGCAACAAGAAATCCATCGTCAACCAGCGCGAGATCGGCAGCGACGCCAAAGATTTTTCGACCGCGTTGCGCAACTCGATGCGCCAGGCGCCGGACTGCATTCTGATCGGCGAGATCCGCGACAAGGAAACCATGGCGGCGGCGCTGGCCTATGCGCAGTCGGGCCACCTGGTGCTGGCGACGCTACACGCCAACAACAGCTACAACGCGCTGAATCGCATCATCAGCTTCTATCCGATCGAGAATCGCCCTGCCCTGCTGCAGGATCTGTCGAGCGCCATCAAGGCGATTGTGTCGCAGCGGCTGGTGCGCTCGGTCAACGGCGGCACGCGTTCGGCGGCGGTGGAGGTGATGGTCAATACGCGCTATATCTCGGACTTGATCGAGAAAGGCGAAATCGGCCAGATCAAAGAAGCGATGGAGAAGAGTCTGTCACCCGGTTCGCAATCGTTCGAGCAATCGCTGCTCAAGCTGGTGCAAGATGGGCTGATCAGCCAGGACGAAGCGCTGGCCAACGCCGATTCGGCCACCAATCTGCTGTGGCTAATAAATAACGGCCCGGACAGCAAAACCGCCCAGGCCGAACCGGAGGCCAAGCCGCCCACCAGCGAAGCCTCCTTCACCGAATTCACCCTGAATACTTGA
- a CDS encoding glutathione peroxidase has translation MSQPVYDIPLRRIDGEETSMGAYRGKVVLVVNVASACGLTPQYEGLEKLYEEKQAQGLVVAGFPANEFGAQEPGTNEEIAAFCTSKFSVKFPLFEKIVVKGPGQHPLYQRLIEEQPQAQEKPGSDFRAKLAGYGIKQDNPTDVLWNFEKFLISKDGKVVGRFAPDTTTDDALLKEAIERELRA, from the coding sequence ATGAGCCAACCTGTCTACGACATTCCATTGCGCCGCATTGACGGCGAAGAGACCAGCATGGGTGCCTATCGCGGCAAAGTCGTGCTGGTGGTGAACGTGGCCTCCGCCTGCGGCCTGACGCCGCAGTACGAAGGTCTGGAAAAGCTGTACGAGGAAAAGCAGGCCCAGGGCCTGGTGGTGGCGGGCTTCCCAGCCAACGAATTCGGCGCACAGGAGCCGGGCACCAACGAAGAAATCGCCGCCTTCTGCACTAGCAAATTCAGCGTCAAGTTTCCGCTGTTTGAGAAGATCGTTGTCAAGGGTCCGGGCCAGCATCCGCTGTACCAGCGCCTGATCGAGGAACAGCCGCAGGCGCAGGAAAAGCCGGGCAGCGACTTCCGCGCCAAGCTGGCCGGTTACGGCATCAAACAGGACAACCCGACCGACGTGCTGTGGAACTTTGAGAAATTCCTGATCAGTAAAGACGGCAAGGTTGTCGGCCGCTTCGCGCCGGACACCACCACCGACGACGCCTTGCTGAAGGAAGCGATCGAACGCGAACTGCGCGCCTGA
- a CDS encoding RNA 2'-phosphotransferase, translating into MSKKQLGHSSKFLSLILRHAPETIGIQLDNNGWVSISALLKQAAKHDHSINRAKLDEIVATSDKKRFAVSDDGLSIRANQGHSIASIDLALPPETPPTILYHGTASRFINSIKADGLRAGSRNHVHLSLNQETATAVGSRHGKPVILQIRAQAMQQHGHLFYISDNGVWLTAAVPVDFIDFPAAV; encoded by the coding sequence ATGAGTAAAAAGCAGCTGGGACATAGCAGCAAATTCCTATCGCTGATATTGCGGCATGCGCCCGAAACGATAGGCATCCAACTGGATAACAACGGCTGGGTGAGCATTTCGGCGCTGCTGAAACAGGCGGCGAAACATGATCATTCGATCAACCGTGCCAAGTTGGACGAGATTGTGGCAACGAGCGACAAGAAGCGCTTCGCCGTCAGCGACGATGGCCTGTCGATCCGAGCAAATCAGGGCCACTCCATCGCTAGCATCGACCTGGCCTTGCCGCCGGAGACACCACCCACCATCCTCTATCACGGCACGGCCAGCCGGTTCATTAATTCAATCAAGGCCGACGGACTGCGTGCAGGCTCGCGCAACCATGTCCATTTGTCGCTGAACCAGGAAACCGCAACTGCGGTCGGTTCGCGCCACGGCAAACCGGTCATCCTGCAAATCCGGGCCCAGGCGATGCAACAACATGGTCATTTGTTCTACATTTCCGATAACGGCGTCTGGCTAACCGCTGCGGTTCCAGTGGACTTCATTGACTTTCCCGCTGCCGTTTAA
- a CDS encoding ArsC family reductase: MTITVYGIPNCDTVKKARTWLAEHQQEFVFHDFKKQGLSRDIVAGWLQQLSRDVLVNRKGTTWRALSDERKASIVDDDAAIALMLENPSVIKRPVMDNNGAFSVGFSDAQYQQIFNG; the protein is encoded by the coding sequence ATGACCATTACCGTCTACGGCATCCCGAACTGCGATACCGTCAAAAAAGCGCGCACCTGGCTGGCCGAACATCAGCAGGAATTCGTGTTCCATGACTTTAAAAAGCAAGGCCTGAGCCGCGACATCGTCGCCGGCTGGCTGCAGCAGCTGTCGCGCGACGTGCTGGTGAACCGCAAGGGCACCACCTGGCGCGCGCTGTCCGATGAGCGCAAGGCATCCATCGTCGACGACGACGCGGCCATCGCGCTGATGCTGGAAAACCCGTCCGTAATCAAACGTCCGGTAATGGACAACAACGGCGCCTTCTCGGTCGGTTTCTCCGACGCGCAATACCAACAAATTTTCAATGGCTGA